The Thalassospira sp. ER-Se-21-Dark genome includes a region encoding these proteins:
- a CDS encoding sugar ABC transporter permease: MSTRASTLTGRIMSAPSIIVLFLWMAVPLGMTIYFSFLRYNLLSPGMEEWIGTLNYEFFLTDPAFFASLTNTLLLVGSVLVITVVGGILLGLMLDQPIFGRGVLRLLVIAPFFIMPTVNALVWKNLLMDPVSGMFAWIASLFGLPAIDWFTNAPLTSIIIMVSWQWLPFAVLILLTALQSLDRDQKEAAQMDGAGPVAIFFYITLPHLSRAITVVVLIETIFLLTVFAEIFVTTGGGPGLATTNIAFLVYTQALLQFDVGGASAGGIVAVILANIVAIFLIRLIGKNLDK, encoded by the coding sequence ATGTCGACACGGGCCTCGACCCTTACCGGGCGTATCATGTCCGCACCGTCGATCATCGTCCTGTTCTTGTGGATGGCCGTCCCGCTGGGCATGACGATTTACTTCTCCTTCCTGCGCTACAACCTGTTGTCGCCGGGAATGGAAGAGTGGATCGGTACACTTAACTACGAATTCTTCCTGACAGATCCGGCGTTCTTCGCGTCCCTTACCAATACCCTTTTGCTGGTCGGGTCTGTTCTGGTCATCACGGTGGTGGGTGGCATCCTTCTGGGTCTGATGCTTGATCAGCCGATCTTCGGGCGCGGTGTCTTGCGCCTGCTGGTGATTGCACCGTTCTTCATCATGCCAACCGTGAATGCGCTGGTCTGGAAGAACCTTTTGATGGATCCGGTGTCAGGCATGTTTGCCTGGATCGCCAGCCTGTTCGGGCTGCCTGCGATTGACTGGTTTACCAATGCACCACTGACCTCGATCATCATCATGGTGTCCTGGCAATGGTTGCCCTTTGCCGTTTTGATCCTGTTGACTGCCCTGCAATCGCTTGACCGCGATCAAAAAGAAGCCGCCCAGATGGACGGTGCCGGTCCGGTCGCGATCTTCTTTTATATCACCCTGCCGCACCTTAGCCGTGCGATCACGGTGGTCGTTCTGATCGAAACCATCTTCCTGCTTACCGTCTTTGCCGAGATCTTTGTCACCACCGGTGGTGGCCCGGGCCTGGCAACGACCAACATCGCCTTCCTTGTCTATACGCAGGCGCTGTTGCAGTTCGATGTTGGTGGCGCATCTGCCGGCGGCATTGTCGCGGTCATTCTGGCCAATATCGTGGCGATCTTCCTGATCCGCCTCATCGGCAAGAACCTGGACAAATAG